The Kitasatospora sp. NBC_00374 genome has a segment encoding these proteins:
- a CDS encoding molybdopterin-dependent oxidoreductase, which yields MQDVSTQTSTPNPAPAAVPRSRRSRPARAAAAAGTGLAAAAAAVGAGELVAAFTGPDSAPVIAVGSAAIDLTPTPLKEYAVRTFGTNDKPVLLGGIYLTMTALAALAGVVAARRPAFGAAVFAAFGALGALAALSRPTAIPVDALPSVVAGLVGAGAMVLLARLLRTATTVPAPEPAGPSRRAVLAATGGTVAFAALSGFGGRSYSDSRTDVSAARDAVRLPAPATRSAPPPAAAHPGVPGLTSFQTPNPDFYRVDTALTLPKIDPRHWTLRLHGLVDHPVVISFDELLKRPLQELDYTLTCVSNEVGGPYASTARWLGVSLPDLLRQAGVRSGADQLVGRSKDGMTIGTPLDALLDGRDALLAVAMNGEVLPVAHGFPCRTLVPGLYGYTSATKWLVDLEVTTFAGYDAYWVERGWDRTGTVRTASRIEVPAAFAKVPAGDVTVAGTAWATHRGIAAVEVRVDGGPWAEARLAADAGPDLWRQWSHDWTGARPGTHRIEVRATDAGGAVQPEARAAPFPAGATGWHSTVVTVT from the coding sequence ATGCAGGACGTGAGCACCCAGACGTCCACCCCGAACCCGGCACCCGCCGCCGTTCCCCGCAGCCGCCGCAGCCGGCCGGCACGCGCGGCCGCCGCCGCGGGAACGGGACTGGCGGCAGCCGCCGCGGCCGTCGGGGCGGGCGAGCTCGTCGCCGCCTTCACCGGCCCGGACAGCGCGCCGGTGATCGCCGTCGGCTCCGCCGCCATCGACCTGACGCCGACCCCGCTCAAGGAGTACGCCGTCCGGACGTTCGGCACCAACGACAAACCGGTGCTGCTCGGCGGGATCTACCTGACCATGACGGCGCTGGCCGCCCTGGCCGGCGTGGTGGCCGCCCGGCGTCCCGCGTTCGGTGCGGCGGTGTTCGCGGCGTTCGGCGCACTCGGCGCCTTGGCGGCACTGTCACGGCCCACCGCCATCCCGGTCGACGCGCTGCCCTCGGTGGTGGCGGGGCTGGTGGGCGCGGGCGCGATGGTGCTGCTGGCCCGGCTGCTGCGCACGGCGACCACCGTGCCCGCACCCGAGCCGGCCGGTCCGAGCCGGCGCGCCGTCCTGGCCGCCACCGGTGGCACGGTCGCCTTCGCGGCGCTGTCCGGCTTCGGCGGCCGCTCGTACTCCGACAGCCGCACCGACGTGAGCGCCGCCCGGGACGCCGTCCGACTGCCCGCCCCCGCCACCCGGTCGGCGCCGCCGCCGGCCGCGGCCCACCCCGGGGTGCCCGGCCTGACCTCCTTCCAGACCCCCAACCCGGACTTCTACCGGGTCGACACCGCCCTCACCCTCCCGAAGATCGATCCCCGCCACTGGACCCTGCGGCTGCACGGCCTCGTCGACCACCCTGTGGTGATCAGCTTCGACGAGCTGCTGAAGCGGCCGCTCCAGGAACTGGACTACACCCTCACCTGCGTCTCCAACGAGGTCGGCGGCCCGTACGCGTCCACCGCCCGGTGGCTCGGCGTCTCCCTGCCCGACCTGCTCCGGCAGGCCGGAGTCCGGTCCGGCGCCGACCAGTTGGTGGGCCGTTCCAAGGACGGCATGACCATCGGCACGCCGCTGGACGCGCTGCTCGACGGCCGGGACGCCCTGCTCGCCGTCGCGATGAACGGCGAGGTGCTGCCGGTCGCGCACGGCTTCCCCTGCCGCACCCTGGTGCCCGGCCTGTACGGGTACACCTCCGCCACCAAGTGGCTGGTCGACCTGGAGGTGACCACCTTCGCCGGGTACGACGCCTACTGGGTCGAGCGCGGCTGGGACCGTACCGGCACCGTCCGCACCGCTTCCCGGATCGAGGTCCCGGCGGCCTTCGCCAAGGTGCCCGCCGGGGACGTGACGGTCGCCGGCACCGCCTGGGCCACCCATCGCGGCATCGCGGCGGTGGAGGTCCGGGTGGACGGCGGGCCGTGGGCCGAGGCACGGCTGGCCGCCGACGCCGGGCCCGACCTCTGGCGGCAGTGGAGCCACGACTGGACGGGGGCCCGGCCCGGCACCCACCGGATCGAGGTCCGCGCCACCGACGCCGGCGGAGCCGTCCAGCCCGAGGCCAGAGCGGCCCCCTTCCCCGCCGGAGCCACCGGCTGGCACTCGACGGTGGTCACCGTCACCTGA
- a CDS encoding NAD(P)/FAD-dependent oxidoreductase, with protein MIDLLVVGGGPAGLATAIGAARAGLEAVVAEPRPSPVDKACGEGLMPSAVRALEQLGVSVPGRPIHGIRYLDATTGRGAEAEFRTGPGLGVRRTALHAALARRADDLGVRVLPVPVREFRQGAFSVRAAGLTCRHLVAADGLHSPTRRALGLHQPADPAAPPRYGLRRHYAVAPWSELVEVHWSARAEAYVTPLAPDLVGVAVLTSDRAPFEEQLSRFPVLAARLAGAPARTPVRGAGPLHQQVRARVRGRVLLVGDAAGYLDALTGEGLSVALASAEALVRCVAAGRPQEYERAWRRASRSYRWLTGALLWTRQQPLLADRIVPAAACLPGVFRAGVNLLA; from the coding sequence GTGATCGACCTGCTGGTGGTGGGCGGCGGCCCGGCCGGGCTGGCAACCGCGATCGGGGCCGCCCGGGCCGGCTTGGAGGCGGTGGTGGCCGAACCCCGGCCGTCCCCGGTCGACAAGGCGTGCGGCGAAGGCCTGATGCCGTCCGCCGTCCGTGCCCTCGAACAGCTCGGGGTGAGCGTGCCCGGCCGACCGATCCACGGCATCCGCTACCTGGACGCGACCACCGGACGGGGCGCCGAGGCGGAGTTCCGCACCGGGCCCGGCCTGGGCGTACGCCGCACCGCACTGCACGCGGCGCTCGCCCGGCGTGCCGACGACCTCGGGGTGCGGGTCCTGCCCGTCCCCGTCCGGGAGTTCCGCCAGGGCGCGTTCTCCGTACGGGCGGCCGGGCTGACCTGCCGGCACCTGGTGGCGGCCGACGGCCTGCACTCGCCCACCCGGCGCGCCCTGGGCCTGCACCAGCCGGCCGATCCGGCCGCCCCGCCCCGGTACGGGCTGCGCCGCCACTACGCGGTGGCACCGTGGAGCGAGCTGGTCGAGGTGCACTGGTCGGCGCGCGCGGAGGCGTACGTGACGCCGCTCGCACCGGACCTGGTCGGCGTCGCGGTGCTCACCAGCGACCGGGCGCCGTTCGAGGAGCAGCTTTCGCGGTTTCCCGTGCTGGCCGCCCGGCTGGCGGGCGCCCCCGCCCGCACTCCCGTACGCGGCGCCGGGCCGCTGCACCAGCAGGTCCGGGCCCGGGTGCGGGGGCGGGTCCTGCTGGTCGGGGACGCGGCCGGGTACCTGGACGCGCTGACCGGCGAGGGGCTGTCGGTCGCGCTCGCCTCGGCGGAGGCGCTGGTGCGGTGTGTGGCGGCGGGGCGCCCGCAGGAGTACGAACGGGCCTGGCGCCGCGCCTCGCGCAGCTACCGGTGGCTGACGGGTGCGCTGCTGTGGACGCGTCAGCAACCGCTGCTGGCCGACCGGATCGTCCCGGCGGCGGCCTGCCTGCCGGGGGTGTTCCGGGCGGGCGTCAACCTGCTCGCGTGA
- a CDS encoding type III polyketide synthase, translating to MTRIVAVTGVVPPHRYRQRELAETFATALRLPTGSGRAVLDRVHASAGVDTRHLALPLAQYAELSGFGRANDAFITAALELGEQAVTGALAQCGLTADAIDLVISTSVTGIAAPSLEARLAGRLGLRPDVRRLPVFGLGCAAGAAGVARLHDFLAGHPDGVALLLSTELCSLTLQRSDGSPANLVAGALFGDGAGALLAVGSGHPAHAAHSTHPAHPAHAAAAGPTVVAARSRLYPGTEHQLGWDIVDTGFRIVLGAELPALVRLHVGEEIEGFLAAHDLKPGDIAAWICHPGGPRVLDALAESLGLPDSALELSRRSLAAVGNLSSSSVLHILRDTLALRPPSPGAYGLMLALGPGFASELVLLRW from the coding sequence GTGACCCGAATCGTGGCAGTGACGGGCGTCGTTCCGCCGCACCGGTACCGGCAGCGGGAGCTGGCGGAAACGTTCGCGACCGCCCTGCGGTTACCGACCGGCAGCGGCCGGGCGGTACTCGACCGCGTGCACGCCTCGGCCGGTGTCGACACCCGCCACCTGGCGCTCCCGCTCGCGCAGTACGCGGAGTTGAGCGGCTTCGGCCGGGCCAACGACGCGTTCATCACCGCCGCGCTGGAGCTCGGCGAACAGGCCGTGACCGGCGCGCTGGCACAGTGCGGGCTGACCGCCGACGCGATCGACCTGGTGATCTCCACCTCCGTCACCGGCATCGCCGCCCCCTCCCTGGAGGCCCGGCTGGCCGGGCGCCTGGGCCTGCGGCCGGACGTCCGGCGACTCCCCGTCTTCGGCCTGGGCTGCGCGGCCGGCGCCGCCGGAGTCGCCCGACTGCACGACTTCCTGGCCGGACACCCGGACGGCGTCGCACTGCTGCTGTCCACCGAACTGTGCTCGCTCACCCTGCAGCGCTCCGACGGCTCCCCCGCCAACCTGGTGGCCGGCGCCCTGTTCGGCGACGGCGCCGGCGCCCTGCTCGCGGTCGGTTCCGGGCACCCGGCCCACGCGGCTCACTCAACTCACCCGGCCCACCCGGCCCACGCGGCCGCCGCCGGACCGACCGTGGTGGCCGCCCGCAGTCGGCTCTACCCCGGCACCGAGCACCAGCTGGGCTGGGACATCGTCGACACCGGGTTCCGGATCGTCCTCGGCGCCGAACTCCCCGCCCTGGTAAGGCTTCACGTCGGCGAGGAGATCGAGGGCTTCCTCGCCGCGCACGACCTCAAGCCCGGCGACATCGCGGCCTGGATCTGCCACCCGGGCGGCCCCAGGGTGCTGGACGCACTCGCCGAGTCGCTCGGACTGCCCGACTCCGCACTGGAGTTGAGCAGACGCTCACTGGCCGCGGTCGGCAACCTGTCGTCCTCCTCGGTCCTGCACATCCTGCGCGACACCCTCGCCCTGCGCCCGCCATCACCCGGCGCGTACGGGCTGATGCTCGCGCTCGGCCCGGGCTTCGCCTCCGAACTCGTCCTCCTGCGCTGGTAG
- a CDS encoding UbiA family prenyltransferase, which produces MSNESAVAAVLRPGVLLRACHPAPAAAVALFATALAVACGRGALGSGSVGAAVAAGQLSVGWSNDLVDRRRDRAAGRRDKPLATGELDAGTVRTAAVVALSVCVPLSLASGPAAGAAHLAGVAAAWAYNLGLKRTVLSWAPYALAFGLLPAFVTLGLPGAPWPYPWVMLAAGLLGVGAHFANVLPDLDDDLAAGVRGLPQRLGRARAGAVAALLLAAASAVLVVAPPGPVGAAGCGALAATALLVLPALLLPRSRLPFLAALGVAALDVTLLLARGSALA; this is translated from the coding sequence ATGTCGAACGAGAGCGCGGTAGCCGCGGTCCTGCGTCCGGGTGTGCTGCTGCGGGCCTGTCATCCGGCTCCGGCGGCGGCGGTGGCGCTGTTCGCGACGGCGCTGGCCGTGGCCTGCGGGCGCGGGGCGCTCGGGTCCGGATCGGTGGGGGCGGCCGTCGCGGCGGGGCAGTTGTCGGTTGGGTGGAGCAACGATCTGGTCGACCGGCGCCGGGACCGGGCGGCGGGGCGGCGGGACAAACCGCTCGCCACCGGCGAGTTGGACGCGGGCACGGTTCGGACGGCCGCGGTCGTGGCACTGTCCGTGTGCGTACCGCTGTCGCTGGCGAGCGGTCCGGCGGCCGGGGCGGCGCACCTTGCCGGGGTGGCCGCCGCGTGGGCGTACAACCTGGGGCTGAAGCGGACGGTGCTGTCCTGGGCGCCGTACGCGCTGGCCTTCGGGCTGCTGCCGGCCTTTGTGACGCTGGGTCTGCCCGGTGCGCCGTGGCCCTACCCGTGGGTGATGCTCGCGGCCGGGCTGCTGGGTGTCGGTGCGCACTTCGCGAACGTGCTGCCGGATCTGGACGACGACCTCGCCGCCGGTGTCCGGGGGCTGCCGCAGCGGCTCGGCCGGGCCCGGGCCGGTGCGGTGGCGGCGCTGCTGCTGGCGGCGGCGTCGGCCGTGCTGGTGGTGGCCCCGCCGGGCCCGGTCGGTGCGGCGGGGTGTGGTGCGCTGGCGGCGACCGCGCTGCTGGTGCTGCCGGCACTGCTGCTGCCGCGCAGCCGCCTGCCGTTCCTGGCGGCGCTGGGGGTGGCGGCGCTCGACGTCACGCTGCTGCTGGCCCGCGGCTCGGCCCTGGCCTGA
- a CDS encoding response regulator — MISVLVVEDDPVAAAAHSLYVQRTPGFRVEATVHTCADALRTLDRARADGAPVDLVLLDLYLPDGHGLRLFRTLRAAGHAADVIAVTSARDLTMVRQAVSVGVVQYLLKPFGAAALTDRLDSYARYRRTLGRSGEATGQEEVDQALALLRTPERAALPKGLSAPTLETVEAVLREASAGISAAAAGAAAGVSRITARRYLEYLVETGVAVREPQYGQVGRPELCYRRRVDPS; from the coding sequence ATGATCTCCGTGCTGGTGGTCGAGGACGACCCGGTGGCGGCCGCCGCCCACTCGCTCTACGTCCAGCGCACCCCCGGCTTCCGGGTCGAGGCCACCGTCCACACCTGCGCCGACGCCCTGCGCACGCTCGACCGCGCCCGGGCCGACGGCGCCCCCGTCGACCTCGTCCTGCTCGACCTCTACCTCCCGGACGGCCACGGCCTGCGGCTCTTCCGCACGCTTCGCGCGGCCGGCCACGCCGCGGACGTCATCGCCGTCACCTCGGCGCGCGACCTGACGATGGTCCGGCAGGCGGTGTCGGTCGGGGTCGTGCAGTACCTGCTCAAGCCGTTCGGCGCGGCCGCGCTCACCGACCGGCTCGACAGCTACGCCCGTTACCGCCGGACGCTCGGCCGCAGCGGCGAGGCGACCGGCCAGGAGGAGGTCGACCAGGCGCTCGCCCTGCTGCGCACCCCCGAGCGCGCGGCCCTCCCCAAGGGGCTCAGCGCCCCGACCCTGGAGACCGTCGAGGCCGTCCTTCGCGAGGCGTCCGCCGGTATCTCGGCCGCGGCCGCCGGTGCGGCCGCCGGGGTCTCCCGGATCACCGCCCGCCGGTACCTGGAGTACCTGGTCGAGACCGGCGTGGCCGTCCGCGAACCGCAGTACGGGCAGGTCGGCCGCCCCGAGCTCTGCTACCGCCGTCGGGTGGACCCGAGCTGA
- a CDS encoding ATP-binding protein, with product MTPHPNPPPRRWLHSLAGRLFAVQIVIVAAVVAGGAVLAYLFTADRAEGAALRQVRAAAVAVADSPTVREAAAAPDPSAVLQPYAEQVRQDTGVDFVTVMDTDGIRWTHRDAAQIGRPFLGHIDRALAGEIFPETYTGTLGPSVRVVAPVFDEHRRVVALVSAGITVEAISDQLRGPIIALAGVAVAALALGGLGTYLVGARLRRHTHGMGAAELSHLYDYHQATLHSVREGLVLLDGRHRVLLCNDAARELLGLCGELTDVAVDGLGLPDSLVGALLSPSPVRDEVHLTAERVVLLNTSAIGPGLGTVVTLRDHTELQGLTGELDSVRGFAEALGAQAHEAANRLHAVVSLIELGRHREAVEFATAELALAQQLTDRVVAAVSEPVLAALLLGKAAQAAERGVELVLTQDSRIDDGVLPAELAPRDLVTLLGNLVDNAVDAAIENAAHHPGPPEVTVTVTARADGAELLLRVADTGAGIDPQAAEEVFRRGWTTKQHGRGLGLALVAQTARRNGGTVELGRERGAVLTVRLPLRRPTVRVGPGTEAAQGAPGPDRAARVALR from the coding sequence ATGACCCCGCACCCGAACCCTCCGCCGCGCCGCTGGCTGCACAGCCTGGCGGGCCGGCTGTTCGCGGTGCAGATCGTCATCGTGGCCGCCGTGGTCGCGGGCGGGGCCGTGCTCGCGTACCTGTTCACGGCCGACCGGGCCGAGGGCGCCGCGCTGCGACAGGTCCGCGCCGCGGCCGTCGCGGTCGCCGACTCCCCGACCGTCCGCGAGGCCGCCGCCGCCCCGGACCCCTCGGCCGTCCTCCAGCCGTACGCCGAGCAGGTCCGCCAGGACACCGGGGTGGACTTCGTCACCGTGATGGACACCGACGGCATCCGCTGGACCCACCGCGATGCCGCGCAGATCGGCCGGCCGTTCCTCGGTCACATCGACCGCGCCCTGGCCGGGGAGATCTTCCCGGAGACGTACACCGGCACGCTCGGCCCGTCCGTCCGGGTGGTCGCGCCGGTCTTCGACGAGCACCGGCGGGTGGTGGCGCTGGTCAGTGCGGGCATCACGGTCGAGGCGATCAGCGACCAACTCCGCGGGCCGATCATCGCGCTGGCGGGAGTCGCCGTCGCGGCGCTGGCGCTCGGCGGCCTGGGCACCTACCTCGTCGGCGCCCGGCTGCGCCGGCACACCCACGGCATGGGCGCCGCCGAGCTCAGCCACCTCTACGACTACCACCAGGCCACCCTGCACTCGGTGCGCGAGGGCCTGGTCCTGCTGGACGGCCGGCACCGGGTGCTGCTCTGCAACGACGCGGCCCGTGAACTGCTGGGTCTGTGCGGCGAGTTGACTGATGTTGCGGTGGACGGGCTGGGCCTGCCGGACTCCCTCGTCGGGGCGCTGCTGTCGCCCTCCCCGGTGCGCGACGAGGTGCACCTGACCGCCGAACGGGTCGTGCTGCTCAACACCTCCGCCATCGGGCCGGGCCTCGGCACCGTGGTGACCCTTCGCGACCACACCGAACTCCAGGGTCTCACCGGAGAGTTGGACTCGGTACGCGGCTTCGCCGAGGCGCTCGGCGCGCAGGCGCACGAGGCCGCCAACCGGCTGCACGCCGTGGTCTCGCTGATCGAACTCGGCCGCCACCGCGAGGCGGTGGAGTTCGCCACCGCCGAACTCGCCCTCGCCCAGCAGCTCACCGACCGGGTGGTCGCGGCCGTCAGCGAACCGGTGCTGGCCGCCCTGCTGCTCGGAAAGGCCGCCCAGGCCGCCGAACGCGGCGTGGAGCTGGTCCTCACCCAGGACAGCCGGATCGACGACGGGGTACTCCCGGCCGAGCTGGCCCCGCGCGACCTGGTCACCCTGCTCGGCAACCTGGTCGACAACGCCGTGGACGCCGCCATCGAGAACGCCGCGCACCACCCCGGGCCGCCCGAGGTCACCGTCACCGTCACCGCGCGGGCGGACGGTGCCGAACTGCTGCTCCGGGTCGCCGACACCGGCGCGGGCATCGACCCGCAGGCGGCCGAGGAGGTGTTCCGGCGCGGCTGGACCACCAAGCAGCACGGCCGTGGGCTGGGCCTCGCGCTGGTCGCCCAGACCGCCCGGCGCAACGGCGGCACCGTCGAACTCGGCCGCGAGCGCGGCGCCGTGCTCACCGTACGGCTGCCGCTGCGGCGGCCCACGGTGCGGGTCGGCCCGGGCACGGAGGCGGCGCAGGGGGCGCCCGGGCCGGACCGCGCGGCGCGGGTGGCGCTCCGATGA
- a CDS encoding isoprenylcysteine carboxyl methyltransferase family protein yields MTAYTVLILLVALERLAELIVARRNAARSLALGGTEHGRGHYPPMVLLHSVLLIGCLLEPALADRPFLPALGWPMLALALAAQGLRWWCIGTLGTRWNTRVIVIPGLPLVSAGPYRWLNHPNYVAVVVEGFALPLVHTAWLTALCFTLLDLALLRVRIRCEEQALNGGPVAPAPGAPGAPGAPGAPGAPGAPA; encoded by the coding sequence ATGACCGCCTACACCGTCCTGATCCTGCTGGTCGCCCTCGAACGGCTGGCCGAGCTGATCGTCGCCCGCCGCAACGCGGCCCGGAGCCTGGCCCTCGGCGGCACCGAGCACGGACGCGGCCACTACCCGCCGATGGTGCTGCTGCACTCCGTCCTGCTGATCGGCTGCCTCCTCGAACCCGCCCTCGCCGACCGGCCGTTCCTGCCCGCCCTGGGCTGGCCGATGCTGGCCCTGGCCCTCGCGGCGCAGGGTCTGCGCTGGTGGTGCATCGGCACCCTCGGCACCCGGTGGAACACCCGGGTGATCGTGATTCCCGGGCTGCCCCTGGTGTCCGCGGGGCCGTACCGGTGGCTGAACCACCCCAACTACGTGGCGGTGGTGGTCGAGGGCTTCGCCCTGCCGCTGGTCCACACCGCCTGGCTCACCGCGCTCTGCTTCACCCTGCTCGACCTCGCGCTGCTCCGGGTCCGGATCCGCTGCGAGGAACAGGCCCTGAACGGAGGCCCGGTGGCGCCGGCGCCGGGAGCGCCGGGAGCGCCGGGAGCGCCGGGAGCGCCGGGAGCGCCGGGAGCGCCCGCGTGA
- a CDS encoding ferredoxin → MQVIIDQDRCCGSGQCVLTVPAVFDQGEEDGLVRLLQESPGPELAADVRLAAALCPGNVITVHGDPG, encoded by the coding sequence ATGCAGGTGATCATCGATCAGGACCGCTGCTGCGGCTCAGGCCAGTGCGTACTCACCGTGCCCGCCGTCTTCGACCAGGGTGAGGAGGACGGACTCGTCCGGCTGCTCCAGGAGAGCCCCGGGCCTGAACTCGCCGCCGACGTCAGGCTTGCGGCCGCGCTCTGCCCGGGCAACGTCATCACCGTGCACGGCGACCCCGGCTGA
- a CDS encoding cytochrome P450, which produces MTTDTPTARPDGTADALAVPAAHGGCPFDPPPAYREAHRAGPITKVSLWDGAPCWLLTGYRHSRAVLGDHRFSADARVPGFPFLVPGRRELITRTTPTFLRLDDPEHARQRRMLTGDFIIKRVEALRPQIQQIVDEALDAMIAKGGPADLVQEFALPVPSLVICLLLGVPYADHEFFQRHSRTLLDIRVDIEQVDAAQQALTDYLSDLADRKRREPDDSVLSRLVARDELSRAEAAAMGLLLLVAGHETTANMTALGTLALLRHPEQAERLRAQPELMKGAVEELLRYLTIVHLGIPRVALEDVDLDGTLVRAGEGVLCMVSTANRDAELFEDGDRLDVTRDARRHLAFGFGIHQCLGQPLARAELQIALGTLLRRLPGLRLAVPFEEVEVREESLVNGLRALPVSW; this is translated from the coding sequence ATGACCACCGACACCCCGACCGCCCGGCCGGACGGCACCGCCGACGCCCTCGCCGTGCCGGCAGCCCACGGGGGCTGCCCCTTCGACCCGCCGCCCGCCTACCGGGAAGCCCACCGGGCGGGCCCGATCACCAAGGTGTCCCTCTGGGACGGTGCGCCCTGCTGGCTGCTGACCGGTTACCGCCACTCCCGCGCCGTCCTCGGCGACCACCGGTTCAGCGCCGACGCCCGCGTCCCCGGCTTCCCGTTCCTCGTGCCCGGACGGCGCGAACTGATCACCCGCACCACCCCCACCTTCCTGCGCCTCGACGACCCCGAGCACGCCCGGCAACGGCGCATGCTGACCGGCGACTTCATCATCAAGCGGGTGGAGGCACTGCGTCCGCAGATCCAGCAGATCGTGGACGAGGCACTCGACGCGATGATCGCCAAGGGCGGGCCCGCCGACCTGGTGCAGGAGTTCGCCCTGCCGGTGCCGTCCCTGGTGATCTGCCTGCTGCTCGGAGTGCCCTACGCCGACCACGAGTTCTTCCAGCGGCACAGCCGCACGCTGCTGGACATCAGGGTCGACATCGAGCAGGTCGACGCCGCCCAGCAGGCCCTGACGGACTATCTGAGCGACCTCGCCGACCGCAAGCGCCGCGAGCCGGACGACAGTGTGCTCAGCCGGCTCGTCGCCCGCGACGAGCTCAGCCGGGCGGAGGCGGCGGCCATGGGACTGCTGCTGCTCGTCGCCGGCCACGAGACCACCGCCAACATGACGGCGCTCGGCACCCTCGCCCTGCTGCGCCACCCCGAGCAGGCGGAACGGCTGCGGGCGCAGCCCGAGTTGATGAAGGGGGCGGTCGAGGAGCTGCTGCGCTACCTGACCATCGTCCACCTGGGCATCCCCCGGGTCGCACTGGAGGACGTGGATCTGGACGGCACCCTGGTGCGGGCCGGTGAGGGCGTGCTGTGCATGGTGTCCACCGCGAACCGGGATGCGGAGCTGTTCGAGGACGGCGACCGGCTGGACGTGACCCGGGATGCCCGGCGCCACCTGGCCTTCGGCTTCGGGATCCACCAGTGCCTCGGTCAGCCGCTGGCCCGGGCCGAGCTCCAGATCGCGCTGGGGACGCTGCTTCGGCGGCTGCCCGGACTCCGGCTGGCGGTGCCGTTCGAGGAGGTGGAGGTCCGCGAGGAGTCGCTGGTCAACGGCCTGCGGGCGCTGCCGGTCAGCTGGTGA
- a CDS encoding fasciclin domain-containing protein, with amino-acid sequence MSVTRTRSVAALLAAGALAFGLTACSSGSDTSSNYASSGVASSAPSAAAAAAAPKTAPAAAVDAPFGTACAAVPKDGSGSFAGMAQDPVATAASHNPLLSTLVSAVTAAGLGDTLNSAQNITVFAPTNDAFAKVPADQLKALLADKDKLTKVLTYHVVPDRLAPASLAGSHKTLEGADVKVAGSGAAYTVNNNSKVLCGNVQTANATVYIVDTVLMPAS; translated from the coding sequence ATGTCCGTCACCCGCACCCGGTCCGTCGCCGCCCTGCTCGCCGCCGGCGCGCTCGCCTTCGGCCTCACCGCCTGCAGCAGCGGCAGCGACACCTCGTCCAACTACGCCTCGTCCGGCGTGGCTTCCTCGGCCCCCTCCGCCGCCGCGGCCGCGGCCGCGCCGAAGACCGCCCCCGCCGCCGCGGTGGACGCGCCGTTCGGCACCGCCTGTGCGGCCGTGCCGAAGGACGGCTCGGGCAGCTTCGCCGGGATGGCCCAGGACCCGGTCGCCACCGCCGCCTCCCACAACCCGCTGCTGTCCACCCTGGTCAGCGCGGTCACCGCGGCCGGGCTGGGCGACACCCTCAACTCCGCGCAGAACATCACCGTGTTCGCGCCGACCAACGACGCGTTCGCCAAGGTCCCCGCCGACCAGCTGAAGGCGCTGCTGGCCGACAAGGACAAGCTGACCAAGGTGCTGACCTACCACGTGGTGCCCGACCGCCTCGCCCCCGCCTCGCTGGCCGGCTCCCACAAGACGCTGGAGGGCGCCGACGTGAAGGTGGCCGGCTCCGGCGCGGCCTACACCGTCAACAACAACTCCAAGGTGCTGTGCGGCAACGTCCAGACCGCCAACGCCACCGTGTACATCGTCGACACCGTGCTGATGCCGGCCTCCTGA